The following proteins are co-located in the Streptomyces sp. NBC_00435 genome:
- a CDS encoding GntR family transcriptional regulator produces MGTTQLESVPEPKYWHLKTVLSEALDQDFSVGEVLPNERELAARFGVARATLRQALEQLELEGRLQRRRGVGTTVAPPRVGVDVGNARHSWPGESIDGWEPVDAAEAVPAAAVLKLLGSAPGELVLAVRRTRVEQGQVVAAELLYVPAGSVPGLSAIDTPAGPARARAVMRELQRLALDGQDRSVELGSARADDAKELDRLPGAPVLLVTTRYFTVEGTAAVSVATYRADTCRLTFGDSGDVEITHDTRVAS; encoded by the coding sequence GTGGGGACCACACAGCTCGAATCGGTGCCGGAGCCGAAGTACTGGCACCTCAAGACCGTCCTCAGTGAGGCGCTCGACCAGGATTTCTCCGTGGGCGAGGTCCTGCCGAACGAGCGTGAGCTCGCCGCCCGTTTCGGCGTCGCCCGGGCGACCCTGCGTCAGGCCCTGGAGCAGCTGGAGCTCGAAGGCCGGCTGCAGCGCCGCCGCGGCGTGGGCACCACCGTCGCCCCGCCGCGCGTGGGCGTCGACGTCGGCAACGCCCGGCACAGCTGGCCCGGCGAGAGCATCGACGGGTGGGAGCCCGTGGACGCGGCGGAGGCCGTACCGGCTGCCGCCGTCCTGAAGCTCCTCGGATCCGCCCCCGGCGAGCTGGTGCTCGCGGTGCGCCGGACCCGCGTCGAGCAGGGCCAGGTCGTCGCCGCCGAACTGCTGTACGTACCGGCCGGCTCGGTGCCCGGGCTCTCCGCGATCGACACCCCGGCCGGCCCGGCGCGCGCCCGCGCCGTCATGCGCGAGCTGCAGCGGCTCGCGCTCGACGGGCAGGACCGCTCGGTGGAGCTCGGCTCGGCCCGGGCCGACGACGCGAAGGAGCTGGACCGCCTGCCCGGCGCCCCGGTCCTCCTGGTCACCACCCGCTACTTCACGGTGGAGGGTACGGCGGCTGTCTCGGTGGCCACCTACCGCGCCGACACCTGCCGCCTCACCTTCGGGGACTCGGGCGACGTCGAAATAACGCACGACACGCGCGTCGCTTCCTGA
- a CDS encoding alpha/beta fold hydrolase encodes MTATVSFTIDSPLGPRPTTAAYERKGAGQPLLLLHGIGHHLQAWRPVTDILAAEYDVIAVDLPGFGVSEPLPHGIPYDLGTVAPALGALCAALGVQHPHVAGNSLGGLLALEMGRAGLARSVTALSPAGFWSPGERRYAFTALRAMRAGATALPHSAVERLSLSAAGRAALTGSIYARPGRRSPAAVTAETVALREATGFEATLAAGGSVRFTEDVPGLPVTIAWGSRDRLLLRRQGVRAKHTIPGARLVRLPGCGHVPMNDDPALVARVILDTTRRTQ; translated from the coding sequence ATGACCGCCACGGTCTCCTTCACGATCGATTCGCCGCTGGGCCCCCGCCCCACCACCGCCGCCTACGAGCGCAAGGGCGCGGGCCAACCGCTCCTGCTCCTGCACGGCATCGGCCACCACCTCCAGGCCTGGCGCCCGGTGACCGACATCCTGGCCGCCGAGTACGACGTGATCGCCGTCGACCTGCCCGGCTTCGGCGTCTCGGAGCCGCTGCCGCACGGGATCCCGTACGACCTCGGCACCGTCGCCCCGGCGCTCGGCGCGCTCTGCGCCGCGCTCGGTGTCCAGCATCCGCACGTAGCGGGCAACTCCCTCGGCGGGCTGCTCGCCCTGGAGATGGGCCGCGCCGGCCTGGCCCGCTCGGTCACCGCCCTCTCCCCCGCCGGGTTCTGGTCACCGGGCGAGCGCCGCTACGCCTTCACCGCGCTGCGCGCGATGCGCGCCGGGGCCACCGCGCTGCCCCACTCCGCCGTGGAGCGGCTCTCCCTCAGCGCCGCCGGCCGCGCCGCGCTCACGGGCAGCATCTACGCGCGACCGGGACGGCGGTCGCCCGCCGCCGTGACGGCCGAGACCGTCGCCCTGCGCGAGGCCACCGGTTTCGAGGCGACCCTGGCCGCGGGCGGCTCCGTACGGTTCACCGAGGACGTGCCCGGCCTGCCCGTCACCATCGCCTGGGGCAGCCGCGACCGACTGCTCCTGCGCCGCCAGGGCGTCCGCGCCAAGCACACCATCCCCGGCGCGCGCCTCGTCCGGCTCCCTGGCTGCGGGCACGTCCCGATGAACGACGACCCGGCGCTGGTCGCCCGCGTCATCCTGGACACAACCCGCCGCACCCAATGA
- a CDS encoding alkaline phosphatase D family protein — protein MAPLPHTRRSLLGGSLAVPVGLALSGALTGALSTPAFAAAPAFARAGRPNAFWGVQSGEITAHSATVWTRSDRPARMYVETSPSESFRYAVRRHRGPLLGPDTDFTGTTTLRELPPGQQIHYRVVLADPDDPRRTGEPVRGTFRTTPASRRRDVRFLWSGDLAGQGWGINPEIGGYRVFDEMRLRDPDFFLFSGDTIYADGPIQASVPLRDGTLWHNVTTEEKAKVAETLAEYRGNFRYNLLDAGLREFNAHVPVLAQWDDHEVRNNWYPGQILDDPRYTEKDVDTLAARARRAFGEYFPVTDLRGGRAEGRMYRVMRHGPLLDVFVLDMRTYRDPNSPGRQTDDPIGILGTEQLAWIKRELSRSRATWKVIAADMPLGIVVADGATDFEAVAQGDPGAPLGRELQIAELLRHIKHQRITGTLWLTADVHYTAANHYAPERAAFTDFAPFWEFVSGPIGAGAFPAGRMDATFGPETAYVRSAPFANMSPSENPPYYGEVEIDGDGGELTVRLRQQGGGVLFTRTLRPGRVGQ, from the coding sequence ATGGCCCCTCTGCCGCACACCCGACGCTCCCTGCTCGGCGGTTCCCTCGCCGTCCCGGTGGGCCTCGCCCTGTCCGGCGCCCTCACCGGCGCCCTGTCCACCCCCGCGTTCGCGGCCGCGCCCGCCTTCGCCCGCGCGGGCCGCCCGAACGCCTTCTGGGGCGTCCAGTCCGGCGAGATCACCGCCCACTCGGCCACCGTGTGGACCCGCTCCGACCGGCCCGCGCGGATGTACGTCGAGACCTCCCCGAGCGAGTCCTTCCGCTACGCCGTCCGCCGCCACCGCGGTCCGCTGCTCGGCCCGGACACCGACTTCACCGGCACCACCACCCTGCGCGAACTCCCGCCCGGCCAGCAGATCCACTACCGGGTCGTGCTCGCCGACCCCGACGATCCGCGCCGTACCGGCGAGCCGGTGCGCGGCACCTTCCGGACCACCCCCGCCTCCCGCCGCCGCGACGTGCGGTTCCTGTGGTCCGGGGACCTCGCCGGCCAGGGCTGGGGCATCAACCCGGAGATCGGCGGCTACCGCGTCTTCGACGAAATGCGGCTGCGCGACCCCGACTTCTTCCTCTTCAGCGGGGACACGATCTACGCCGACGGGCCGATCCAGGCCTCGGTGCCCCTGCGCGACGGAACCCTCTGGCACAACGTGACCACCGAGGAGAAGGCGAAGGTCGCCGAGACACTCGCCGAGTACCGGGGCAACTTCCGCTACAACCTGCTCGACGCCGGCCTGCGCGAGTTCAACGCCCACGTGCCGGTCCTCGCCCAGTGGGACGACCACGAGGTGCGCAACAACTGGTACCCCGGCCAGATCCTCGACGACCCCCGCTACACCGAGAAGGACGTCGACACCCTCGCCGCCCGGGCCCGCCGGGCCTTCGGCGAGTACTTCCCCGTCACCGACCTGCGCGGCGGCCGCGCCGAGGGGCGGATGTACCGGGTGATGCGCCACGGGCCGCTGCTCGACGTGTTCGTCCTCGACATGCGCACCTACCGCGACCCGAACTCCCCGGGCCGCCAGACCGACGACCCCATCGGCATCCTCGGCACCGAGCAACTGGCCTGGATCAAGCGCGAACTGTCGCGCTCCCGCGCCACCTGGAAGGTCATCGCGGCCGACATGCCGCTGGGCATCGTGGTGGCCGACGGGGCCACGGACTTCGAGGCCGTCGCCCAGGGGGACCCCGGCGCGCCGCTCGGACGGGAGCTGCAGATCGCCGAGCTGCTGCGCCACATCAAGCACCAGCGCATCACGGGCACCCTCTGGCTCACCGCGGACGTCCACTACACGGCCGCGAACCACTACGCGCCGGAGCGGGCCGCCTTCACCGACTTCGCTCCCTTCTGGGAGTTCGTCTCGGGCCCCATCGGCGCGGGCGCCTTCCCCGCCGGACGAATGGACGCCACCTTCGGCCCGGAGACGGCGTACGTGCGGTCCGCACCCTTCGCCAACATGTCCCCGTCCGAGAACCCCCCGTACTACGGAGAGGTGGAGATCGACGGGGACGGCGGCGAGCTCACCGTCCGCCTGCGGCAACAGGGCGGCGGCGTACTCTTCACGCGCACCCTGCGGCCCGGACGGGTGGGGCAGTAG
- a CDS encoding GNAT family N-acetyltransferase codes for MTEPIAASAHRPHRHHWRRDVVELAALFCAVAVADGIANLVVHGPRGPVLLVASAVALLVTAAFHTWWARRHSHAPPPTQTAPPEAAPAGPGAAGTAAADTDAALTSALWRMRTTVRDEPGSLAAICTALAHGGVDILTLQTHPLPEGGTVDEFLLRAPQQLPSADLTRAIAGAGGHSTWIERADAHDLVDTPTRVLGLATRTALDAAELPLALRQLLGRCTIHSIPATTLSGRPNAGADAPVEGVLEATVMRLRDPSGGAITIERPYLPFTPTEFARARALVELDARLGPRVPRGLDVLTLPEGNEITVRRADGSDLAAARAMHDRCSERTLGLRYHGPVADADRYLGHLLSPRFGRTLAATTASGKLVALGHLLWDGDETEVALLIEDDWQRRGIGSELLGRLIGMAVEAGCDSVYAVTQASNTGMVAAMRGLGLPLDYQIEDGTLVITARLDATPVSSRLPYELPREPRGLPRAQH; via the coding sequence ATGACTGAGCCCATTGCTGCCTCCGCCCACCGCCCCCACCGTCACCACTGGCGCCGGGACGTCGTCGAACTCGCCGCCCTGTTCTGCGCCGTCGCGGTCGCCGACGGCATCGCCAATCTCGTGGTGCACGGTCCGCGCGGTCCCGTGCTGCTCGTGGCCTCGGCCGTCGCACTCCTGGTCACGGCGGCGTTCCACACCTGGTGGGCACGGCGTCACAGCCATGCGCCGCCGCCCACGCAGACCGCGCCGCCGGAAGCCGCGCCCGCCGGTCCGGGCGCGGCGGGGACCGCCGCCGCGGACACGGACGCCGCGCTCACCTCCGCCCTGTGGCGGATGCGGACGACCGTGCGCGACGAGCCCGGCAGCCTCGCCGCGATCTGCACCGCCCTCGCGCACGGCGGTGTCGACATCCTGACCCTCCAGACGCACCCGCTCCCCGAGGGCGGCACGGTGGACGAGTTCCTGCTGCGCGCCCCCCAGCAGCTGCCCTCCGCCGACCTCACGCGGGCCATCGCCGGAGCCGGCGGCCACAGCACCTGGATCGAGCGCGCCGACGCCCACGACCTGGTCGACACCCCGACCCGAGTCCTCGGCCTGGCCACCCGCACCGCGCTGGACGCCGCCGAGCTGCCGCTCGCGCTGCGCCAGCTGCTCGGCCGCTGCACCATCCACTCCATCCCGGCCACCACCCTCTCCGGGCGCCCCAACGCCGGGGCCGACGCCCCCGTCGAAGGCGTACTGGAGGCCACGGTCATGCGGCTGCGCGACCCCTCCGGCGGGGCGATCACCATCGAGCGGCCCTACCTGCCGTTCACCCCGACCGAGTTCGCCCGCGCCCGCGCGCTCGTCGAGCTCGACGCCCGGCTCGGGCCGCGCGTCCCGCGCGGCCTGGACGTACTGACCCTGCCCGAGGGCAACGAGATCACCGTGCGCCGCGCGGACGGCTCCGACCTGGCCGCCGCCCGCGCCATGCACGACCGCTGCTCGGAGCGCACCCTCGGGCTGCGCTACCACGGCCCGGTCGCCGACGCCGACCGCTACCTCGGCCACCTGCTGAGCCCGCGCTTCGGCCGCACCCTCGCCGCGACCACCGCCTCCGGCAAGCTCGTCGCCCTCGGCCACCTGCTCTGGGACGGCGACGAGACCGAGGTGGCGCTGCTCATCGAGGACGACTGGCAGCGCCGAGGCATCGGCTCCGAGCTGCTGGGCCGGCTGATCGGGATGGCCGTCGAGGCCGGGTGCGACAGCGTGTACGCCGTCACCCAGGCCTCGAACACCGGCATGGTCGCCGCCATGCGCGGTCTCGGCCTCCCCCTCGACTACCAGATCGAGGACGGCACCCTGGTGATCACGGCCCGGCTGGACGCGACCCCCGTCAGCTCCCGGCTGCCGTACGAGCTCCCGCGCGAACCCCGCGGTCTGCCCCGCGCCCAGCACTGA
- a CDS encoding trans-sulfuration enzyme family protein codes for METNAPTVRRSLATEAVHAGREDLAGLGLHAPPLDLSTTYPSYDSRAEAARIDAFATTGARPEGPPIYSRLDNPTTARFETALARLEGTESAVAFASGMAALTACLLVRGMKELRHVVAVRPLYGCSDHLLSSGLLGTRVTWVDPEGIAGAIRPDTGLVMLESPANPTLAEIDLRAAAEACGEVPLLVDNTFATPVLQRPAESGARMVLHSATKYLGGHGDVLGGVVACDEEFARQLRQVRFATGGVLHPLAAYLLLRGLSTLPVRVRAASASAAELARRLAADPRVLRVHYPRIGGAMVAFETAGDPHEVITSVRLVTPAVSLGSVDTLIQHPASISHRIVAEGDRHASGVSDRLLRMSVGLEDVDDLWADLDQALDRSLDRSLDQSMDRATAVGRMPEPAA; via the coding sequence ATGGAGACGAACGCCCCGACCGTACGACGGTCACTGGCCACCGAAGCTGTTCATGCCGGACGCGAGGACCTCGCCGGGCTCGGACTGCACGCGCCTCCGCTCGATCTGTCGACGACGTACCCGTCCTACGACAGCCGGGCGGAGGCCGCCCGCATCGACGCATTCGCCACCACCGGAGCACGGCCCGAGGGCCCGCCGATCTACTCCCGGCTGGACAATCCGACCACCGCCCGGTTCGAGACGGCCCTGGCCCGGCTCGAAGGCACCGAGAGCGCTGTCGCCTTCGCGAGCGGGATGGCCGCGCTGACGGCGTGCCTGCTGGTGCGGGGGATGAAGGAGCTGCGTCATGTGGTCGCCGTACGACCTCTTTACGGGTGCAGCGACCATCTGCTGAGCAGTGGCCTGCTGGGGACCCGGGTGACCTGGGTGGACCCGGAGGGCATCGCCGGCGCCATCCGGCCGGACACCGGTCTGGTCATGCTCGAGTCGCCCGCCAACCCGACGCTCGCGGAGATCGACCTGAGGGCCGCCGCGGAGGCCTGCGGGGAGGTCCCGCTGCTGGTCGACAACACCTTCGCGACTCCGGTACTGCAGCGGCCGGCCGAGAGCGGGGCCCGGATGGTGCTGCACAGCGCCACCAAGTACCTCGGTGGCCACGGGGACGTCCTCGGCGGGGTCGTCGCCTGCGACGAGGAGTTCGCGCGGCAGCTGCGCCAGGTGCGGTTCGCGACCGGCGGGGTGCTGCACCCGCTGGCCGCGTACCTGCTGCTACGAGGGCTCTCGACGCTCCCCGTGCGGGTACGGGCGGCCTCCGCGAGCGCCGCGGAACTCGCCCGGCGGCTCGCGGCCGATCCTCGGGTCCTGCGGGTGCACTACCCGAGGATCGGCGGCGCCATGGTCGCCTTCGAGACGGCCGGGGACCCGCACGAGGTGATCACCTCGGTCCGGCTGGTCACCCCGGCCGTCAGCCTGGGCAGTGTCGACACCCTCATCCAGCACCCGGCCTCCATCAGCCACCGCATCGTGGCCGAGGGGGACCGGCACGCCTCGGGCGTGAGCGACCGGCTGCTGCGCATGTCGGTCGGGCTGGAGGACGTGGACGACCTGTGGGCCGACCTGGACCAGGCACTGGACCGGTCGCTGGACCGGTCGCTGGACCAGTCGATGGACCGGGCCACGGCAGTGGGCCGGATGCCGGAGCCGGCGGCGTAG
- a CDS encoding Lrp/AsnC family transcriptional regulator: MSESVALDPVDLQILRLLQNDARTTYRDLAAEVGIAASTCLDRVARMRRSGIILGNRLRLDPAKLGRGLEALLLVQVRPHRRELIGPFVERVRSLPASRAVFHLTGPDDYLVHVAVSDPGELQRLVLDEFTSRREVARVETRLIFQEWDCGPLLPPTSAG; encoded by the coding sequence ATGTCCGAATCCGTCGCACTGGACCCGGTCGATCTGCAGATTCTGCGGCTTCTGCAGAACGACGCCCGGACCACGTACCGCGATCTCGCCGCCGAGGTCGGCATCGCCGCGTCCACCTGCCTGGACCGGGTCGCCAGGATGCGCCGCTCCGGGATCATCCTCGGCAACCGGCTCCGGCTGGATCCGGCCAAACTCGGACGCGGGCTGGAGGCGCTGCTCCTGGTGCAGGTGCGCCCGCACCGCCGCGAGCTGATCGGCCCCTTCGTCGAGCGGGTGCGCTCGCTGCCGGCCTCACGAGCCGTCTTCCACCTGACCGGACCAGACGACTACCTCGTTCACGTCGCCGTCTCCGATCCCGGCGAACTCCAGCGACTGGTCCTCGACGAGTTCACCTCGCGGCGGGAAGTCGCCCGGGTGGAAACCAGATTGATCTTCCAGGAATGGGACTGCGGGCCCCTGCTGCCCCCCACGTCAGCAGGCTGA